The Hymenobacter sp. DG01 sequence CCTTAGTTTGCGTCTGCGAAAGAAGAAAGATTCCAACGCTCAGTAATTCCTTGCATCCATGACCCCCTGGCAACACCTAACCGAATCCGAGCAGCTCACCGACATCGTCCGCGAATCGTACGAGCACCCGGTTCTTATTTTCAAGCACAGTACCTCCTGCTCCATCAGCGCCGCCGCTAAAGGCAAGGTAGAGCGGCAGTGGGGCGACGCCGGGCTGGAGAGCACCAAGCTCTATTACCTCGATTTGCTGCGCTTCCGCCCCATCTCCAACGAAATTGCCGATAAGTTCGGTATCCGCCACGAGTCGCCCCAGTTGCTGCTCATCCAAAACGGTGAGTGCCGCTACAATGCCTCGCACATGGGCATCCGCCTCAACGAGGTAGCCCAAATGGTGAACGCATAGATAGATGAATAGTGACAGGTGAATGGGCTGGCAGCCGGAAATCTGCCG is a genomic window containing:
- the ytxJ gene encoding bacillithiol system redox-active protein YtxJ gives rise to the protein MTPWQHLTESEQLTDIVRESYEHPVLIFKHSTSCSISAAAKGKVERQWGDAGLESTKLYYLDLLRFRPISNEIADKFGIRHESPQLLLIQNGECRYNASHMGIRLNEVAQMVNA